The Mastacembelus armatus chromosome 14, fMasArm1.2, whole genome shotgun sequence genomic interval GCGTTTCCGCAAGCTTCGGTCCTCATCTTCACTCAACACTCTGCGAATGTCTTTGCGCAAGCGGCTCCCACTACGTTCTGTACAGACCAACTCCCTCCCAGAGAATCCGACTTGGGAAACCCTAAAGGAGCAGCCAAAGCCCAGCACGGTCCGGAGACTTACTCGCAGCGCTCGGAATTCTTTCACTGAAGTGTATCAGGTAGCTAGATTgctattattttatttggctTAATGTGGCTAAGTCAGTGCCAGTTGATTTTGTTTGTGAAGATGTGTGGAAATGGAAGTTgctttctttacatttttattaattttccaTTCCTTTGtatctttttcttctttaccCAGAGGTTACAGAGGACCAGAGAGTTTGCGCCTGAGGAGTGTTTGGTGGTGACCCCTGGCCGGGCGTATGATGGGGTAGAATCAGGTGTATCAGCATCTCAAACACCAAGACATACGCCTGGTCGAGCTGCAACTCCCAGGCGCACCCCCAGATCAGCTGCCACACCTGGGCGTACTCCAGGCTCTAGAGCAAGGAGGACTCCTGAGGCTGGTGTACGGGGGGTTAAGACAGGAGGAGGCAGGAGGCACCTGGTCCGTATGGCTGCATTACGAAGTCCCTTTGCCTCACCCAACACACAGGACCAAAGACCGTGAGTCTTTTATTATTCAGAGCATTCGTATGTTATGGTTTACCTGGTTCATGTGtccctgtgttttttgttcttgtctGAGAGTTAAGTTTTTTCTGTTGTAACAGAAAGTTTGACCAAGATTTGGATTCGGTTTCCAGTGGACTCAAGAGGCTCAAAGGCCTGTCCAGAGCCTTTGATGACTTCATTGGCAGAGACAGGTaaggaaatgttgtttttaaagtgtgtaCTAAATTGTacattctttgtttttattattccatATAATTGTGGGCAAAGCTAAAGTCAGTTTCTGTACGTATGAATGAGAGTGTTGTGCGTGTTTGAGGAAGCCTTCAGtccatttcattttaatcataCATATTCGTGATAAAAGACAGAAGAGTTGCATGATGACCTTCTGCCTCCTCACCCTCCCACCCAAAGAATCCCAGTGTGCATTGCCGCTTGT includes:
- the pimreg gene encoding uncharacterized protein pimreg isoform X2; protein product: MDGFGRAVVGVWRAHTVLDESDGPESSPEAPERFRKLRSSSSLNTLRMSLRKRLPLRSVQTNSLPENPTWETLKEQPKPSTVRRLTRSARNSFTEVYQRLQRTREFAPEECLVVTPGRAYDGVESGVSASQTPRHTPGRAATPRRTPRSAATPGRTPGSRARRTPEAGVRGVKTGGGRRHLVRMAALRSPFASPNTQDQRPKFDQDLDSVSSGLKRLKGLSRAFDDFIGRDRQLNYSLIAE
- the pimreg gene encoding uncharacterized protein pimreg isoform X1 — its product is MDGFGRAVVGVWRAHTVLDESDGPESSPEAPERFRKLRSSSSLNTLRMSLRKRLPLRSVQTNSLPENPTWETLKEQPKPSTVRRLTRSARNSFTEVYQRLQRTREFAPEECLVVTPGRAYDGVESGVSASQTPRHTPGRAATPRRTPRSAATPGRTPGSRARRTPEAGVRGVKTGGGRRHLVRMAALRSPFASPNTQDQRPKFDQDLDSVSSGLKRLKGLSRAFDDFIGRDRTSTKEHPGGVMMRKLDPSGKLSRSHLTHRATRLSNKVGGWAHSAVNTIRKPN